The following DNA comes from Candidatus Dependentiae bacterium.
GAACCATGACCAGCTCAGTAACCAACATCTCGCAAATGGAATACATCAAGGCTCAAATCGATTTTAACAAACCAATCGCTTGGGCAATCTTCTTAACTCTAGTGGCAACAAGCTTTATAGAAACGCCCTCATACACCATTAACTTATTTTCATGCTTGAGCATGGCTATTTTACTTTCCTGGATTGGCGTAAAAACCTATTCACAACTTGAGCAACAATAAATATTTGCCTAAATAATTGTCATAAAGCTCCGCTTACTGGCAGCCTAAACCTTGTTATTACCGTCAAAAAGATAGGATATATATGAAAAAAGGTTTTTTAGGAAAATATAGTCCACTGCTTTGGAATATCTTGATGGGCATACTCAGCCTTGCAACTGTTTATTCAACCGTTTCAGTCATTCTTATCCAAGGTGTTTTAAAAAAAGTTAAAACAAAAATGGAAGAAGCAAAAGAAAGCATGGAAACCATCGTCGATAAATTCAAAAAAGCCGGTGAAAAATACAACGAAGAAATCGAAAACCTCAAAAAAGAAGTAAAAAAACTCAACGGGTCTGCAGAAGGTAACGAAAAAGAAAAAGATTCGGAAAAGAAACCTGAAAAAAAAGAGTCTAAAAAAGATGTCGACAAAGACGAAAAATCTGAAGACAAAAAAGAAAAAGATGCCGATAAAAGCGAAAAAAAGAAGTCCGCAGACTCAGAAAAAGATAAATCCTCAGACAAAAAAGAATCAAAAAAAGACGATGAAATAGAATTCAAAGACGACTCGGATTCAAAGTAAATGATAAAAAATTAAGTAGGGCGAAGAACAAAATTCCACACCCTACTTAATGAAAGTTTTAAAAATTATTTAATCTATGAATGTCCACGCAAAGTTCTCTGCTGTCTCATTAATATTAATAACACCGCTCTCCCTCCAGCGATATCCCACGCGCCGATGGTTCATAGTCTTAACGAGCGGTTGTTCATCGCGTTTGTATAAGCTCACTGTCCCACAAGCTGCAAATAATCTGCAAAAAATTCCATTTGTTCCATAAAAAAGTTTTCTCAATTTTTTATTTGAGTCATTAGAAACTGTTTCAAAATGATTTAAAAGCAGATCAATTCCTCCATAATTCACCAAAAGATTATGCAGTTGCGTCATTTTATCCCACCATTCACCAGCTGAATTATCTGCACGCAGCGGTACATTAAAAAGCTCAAAAATTCGAGTAAATAAGCTCTTTCCATTGTCCATATCCGCCTCGAATGATTGATCTGAAATTTGGTTATTCCCAACAACAGCTAGTGCCCTCAGCGTTGGAAGAGTAGAAACCGCTAAAACAGGCCCAAGGGCTGTATCATTCTGATGAAAATAGGTCACAGCGGGCCCAGCATTTGGTGCAACAGTATGACCGTTCGCCCTTCTTCTAAGACGATTTAAACATTTTTTATATTGCGCGATTAAAGGAATACGCTTCCAATAAACGGCTGCGGCCAAGCCAAATCCTGCAACCAAAGCCTTACCCCAATGTTTTTGCATCATCGCTTTTTCTACAAAGCAAGACTGCAAAAAGTTTAGCAAATATCCAGGTGCATCTTTTTCACACCCATAAATAGTTACAAGTGCATGTACTTGCTCCACAGAGCGCAGCGCTTGTTTTTCCAACCGAAAACCAACCACAAAGGCTTCATCGATCGATGACACAACAAACTTAACCATCGTTTCATCTGCCTTGACTCTACTTAACTGCACAACCGTCATTCGTCTGCCGATAAAATCGAACCATTTTTTTATAGCAGGCGAGGTCGACGACGCAACACCATACCGACCTTGAAATGTCGCAAACTTTTCGTACAACAATTCATCGGTATGCGCCATGCCAAATACTATTTCTTGCTCGGTCGCAGGAAGAGTATCAACCACTTCATACGCAAACGAAACTTTCAAAATCCCCGGAAAGGAAGACCGGTGACTAGAAATAGTCTCAGCTCCAACGGTCATAGATGCACAAACAAGCATCACTAAAACAATCATTCTTTTTATCATCAACAATAACCTTTTTTATTTTTTAAGATTAAACGCTTCTCTAACCTCAAATGTAGATCTTCCTTCATAAAACTCACAAAAAATATCACTTGCTCCAAAAAAAATCATTTTTTACAAAAACATAAAAAGTAGGTTTTCAATAAGAAACTAACACGCACTCAAAACAACAACCGCCGACGAACAGCAGCCCTCATGGGAAAGAGAAACAGAAATATCATGCAGGCCTGCAAGAAATTCACTTGTAATCATTATTAATGGCTGGTTGTTTTCTTTTTTTTCCACAAAAAAAGAACGCGAAAGTGTCAAAAATGGCGGAATATCACTCTTTTTTTGTATCACAAAAGATGAATAGGCCTTAAAAAAAGCCTCTTTCACCGCGTACCGGGAAGCCAAAAAAAGCTTTGCTCTTTCAGCATTTTGGAGAAAAAGTTCTTTAAATTGCGCAACCTCTTGTGGATGAAAAACTCTGAGCAGCATACGATCTGAATACAAATACCAATGTAAAAAACGGTTGTTTTTTACAATATCAATACCAACAAAGGTCATTTCGATTGGTGCCTATCAAAACATCGATACGAAAACGCTTCTTTAAGATGTGATTCATTAATTTTTTCTGACGACTCAAAATCAGCAATTGTTCGCGCTAATTTTAATATTTTATGATACGAACGCATGCTCAGACCCAAACGATCAAACATTTTTTTTACCAAAAGCTCAGCATTTGTGGTTAATGTACAAAATTGCTCGATCTGGCTTGGAGAAAGAAGCCCGTTGGGTATATCGCCCTGGCGGTTGCATCTAAATGCTCGAGCGATATCAACTTCTGCTTTCATCTCGGCGGAAGTTTTTTCTGTGGTTGAAGAATTTTTTAGCTCATCATATGACAACGATGCGACTCGCACATGAATATCAAGTCGATCAAGTAACGGCCCGGAAAGTTTTCCTAAATACTTTTCGATTGACTGCGAACTGCAGTTGCACTTTTTTGATTCATCACCATAAAAACCACACGGACAGGGATTGAGCGCTGCAACCAGCAAAAATGAGGCGGGAAAATCAACTGAATATTGAGCCCTGGAAATATGAACCACCTTTTCTTCCAACGGCTGGCGAAGAGTTTCGACCGTCGTACGTGAAAATTCTGTTAATTCATCCAAAAACAAGACCCCGTTGTGAGCCAAGCTAATCTCTCCTGGCTGCGGATGAGAACCTCCACCAACAAGACCAACTTGCGAAATGGTGTGATGTGGCGCACGAAATGGACGCGAATAGACAAGTTCATCTCGCGAGAATTTTCCAGCAACAGAATAAATTTTTGTAGTTTCTAACACCTCGGCAAACGTTTGCTGCGGTAATATGGTAGGAAGTCTTTTTGCAAGCATTGTTTTTCCACCCCCAGGAGATCCAATAAACAATGTATTGTGCCATCCCGCAGCTGCAAGCTGTAACGCTCGCTTTGCTTGGCGCTGCCCTTTTACCTGAGAAAAATCATCCAAAAAACGTTGCTGAACGGCAAGTAATTTTTTAAGGTCTGTCACTGAAGGCTCAAGAGTAATCTCACCTCGAAGCCACGCCACGAGTTGAACTAAATTTTCAACCCCAATAACCTCAATTCCTTCTATCAATTGAGCTTCGTAAACATTTTGTAATGGAACAACAACGCGTTTTTTGCCAAATCCCAACACCCCATGAACAATCGAAACGGTTCCAATAATTGGTCTAATTTGACCGTCCAGCGACAATTCCCCAAGAAATACCGTTTCATCCAAAAAACTTTTATCCAATTTTACAAGCTGAGCAGCTTGCAACAACGCCACCGCAATAGGAACATCAAATAATGAATCTTGTTTTTTAAGATTAGCAGGCGCCAAATTAACCGTAACCAAACGATCAGGCATCTTAAGGCCACAATTCTTAAAAGCTGCGCGAATACGGTCTTTACTCTCTTTGATAGCCTTATCGGGCAATCCAACAATAAAAAAATTTACCAATCCAAACGATAAATCAACTTCAACTTCGATCAACGAAGCATTAACCCCAAGGGTTGTTGCAGAAAAAACTTTTGCGTGCGCCACAATAAAAAACTTTTAAATCAAAAACGAAAATCATATAAATCATCTAATCTCAAGACCCCAAAAAATCAAATAACTGTAACAATCTAAGCTTTTCCCTAAAATATGCACATCTTCATCCCTACAAACAATTTTAAAATCTTAATCTTTTCAATGCGAATCAACCTGTTTTATAAAAAGCGGAAAAAGCGCTCTATTTTTAACATTTTATAAAATAATAAAAAAACAAACCCAATACATAAACTAAATCCTCTCACATCGCTCTTTTCTATAAAAAATTAAGGAATCTATGAAATTTATACAATTTTTACTACTCGCCTGCTCGTGCTGTTTTTTGCTCAACTCAGCACCAAAAAGAAGAAAACCCAAACAAAAAGCTGTTGCAACAACAGCCGTCGAGCCTGAACTAACAACCGGCGGAGGTGACGAAGCTGCAGCCGGCGGTGCAGAAGCTGCTCTTGCAGCTATCGACACTACACTCGATCCACGAGTAGCTCACATTCTCGATAAAAAACAACAGTATCTGTACCTCAATTCAAAAGAAATTGCTGAATACGAAGCTGGAATAGATTCCTTTACCCTCAAAATCGCGCCAAAAGGATTTCGCGTTTTGAGTATCACTGGCAAAATGTCCAGAGAAAATCAGGGATTTGTTAAAAACAATCAATTAACATCTGTCCAAGAATTAAAAAAAACTCTCGGTCAAATAACCCAAAATTTGCCTGTAATTGTAGCAACAGCACGCCCACCTGCAAGAACAGAAGACCTCTCTAGAATCTTTGAACGAATTGATAATGCATTTCGCTTGCTTGAACCAAAATTAAAGTTTACCTCTGTAACCGTTTCAAACGAGATACATTTTAAAAAACTGTTGCTCGAAATTGTCGATTTTATAGAAGCTATTGCATGGTTTGTTCATTACTCTCAAGCCACAGATCCCTTATTCATAATAAGTGTTGATAGCGTGCTAAAAGGCATTCGTGGCATGTTTGGAATAATGGATAGAGCTGTTGCCATAAAAAACATGCGTAAAGATGTAAGCCTTGCAGCGGCAGATACGCTCAAAGAAAGTTGCTTGAGTGAACTTCTTGCTCCACTGCTAACACATGAAGCAGCCGCAAGTTCTCCGATTGATCAAATTCAACAAGCAACAAGAATCCTCAGCGAAGAATATGGTCCCATCATGAGAGATTTTTACCCAGATTCTGTGCGCAATAAAGCATTATTTGATTTTTTTTCACTTGATGACACATGCTGGCTCTCTTTAGCTGCAATAACTCAAATCGAAGACATCTCAAAAAAAACACCTTCTCAGCTCAAATGTGAAATAAAAACAAAACTAAGCTTAATTATAACGACTCTTGTATTCACAATAATTAAATACCTTCAAGAGCAAGCCGCTTCTGGTAATGACGCTAGTCATGCTTGTTTTGAATATTACACCCAAGAATCAATTCGTTTGTTCTCTTGCCACAATCCTCAAATCAAAGACGCTTTTAAGTCAAAACTCTCAAAACTAAAAGAACAATTTCTTGCAATACACAGACCTTCCCTAGATTTTGTAACTGACTCCCTTAAAGCGTCTACGGACAGCCTGCTCTTCTGCCTATGCTCAAGAACAGTTCTTCCCCCTCCAGAGATTGTGCACGATGAAGCAATAGCAAATTGTGTAGAAATTTTAAAAAGGGTAAATCGCTTTTTCAAAGAAAAAGAAGATTTGTCTCTTGAAAAACTTACACCGTTACTTCATGGAGAAATTCCTGATCGAGACTCCCGACGCAAAATGATGCCTGCGCACACTCGAGTTGACGTAATGGTGATCCCATCGTATAGGGATGAAAGGACACTTCCCTTTTGTGAAGATATTTCACAATTCAAACTCGTGCTTCCAATGGCAAGAATGAAAGACCTTGCAAGAGTTCCAGATTGGATGATATATATCACGAGAAACTTCTCTCAAGAAGACTCCTTCTTTGATTCGATAATCAACTCCC
Coding sequences within:
- a CDS encoding 4'-phosphopantetheinyl transferase superfamily protein, with protein sequence MTFVGIDIVKNNRFLHWYLYSDRMLLRVFHPQEVAQFKELFLQNAERAKLFLASRYAVKEAFFKAYSSFVIQKKSDIPPFLTLSRSFFVEKKENNQPLIMITSEFLAGLHDISVSLSHEGCCSSAVVVLSAC
- a CDS encoding YifB family Mg chelatase-like AAA ATPase, producing MAHAKVFSATTLGVNASLIEVEVDLSFGLVNFFIVGLPDKAIKESKDRIRAAFKNCGLKMPDRLVTVNLAPANLKKQDSLFDVPIAVALLQAAQLVKLDKSFLDETVFLGELSLDGQIRPIIGTVSIVHGVLGFGKKRVVVPLQNVYEAQLIEGIEVIGVENLVQLVAWLRGEITLEPSVTDLKKLLAVQQRFLDDFSQVKGQRQAKRALQLAAAGWHNTLFIGSPGGGKTMLAKRLPTILPQQTFAEVLETTKIYSVAGKFSRDELVYSRPFRAPHHTISQVGLVGGGSHPQPGEISLAHNGVLFLDELTEFSRTTVETLRQPLEEKVVHISRAQYSVDFPASFLLVAALNPCPCGFYGDESKKCNCSSQSIEKYLGKLSGPLLDRLDIHVRVASLSYDELKNSSTTEKTSAEMKAEVDIARAFRCNRQGDIPNGLLSPSQIEQFCTLTTNAELLVKKMFDRLGLSMRSYHKILKLARTIADFESSEKINESHLKEAFSYRCFDRHQSK